A genomic segment from Microbulbifer elongatus encodes:
- the rlmA gene encoding 23S rRNA (guanine(745)-N(1))-methyltransferase encodes MIWQCPHCREPLHLEQRSWRCGNGHSFDQAKEGYVNLLPVQQKRSREPGDSAEMLNARRRFLEAGHYRPLAEAIGAQLSSLASDDGAQVLMDLGCGEGYYTRALESGGWPASSLYGIDIAKAGVRLAAKKQPQAHFAVASSFHLPVAEASVDAVLRVFAPGPATELCRVLKPGGVLLDVSPGPDHLWSLKSRLYEKPQQHSVPAAITGFTLQNEMRCEFPLRIDGAEAVKDFLTMTPFAWKGNNAARLQLEAETSLELEADFLLRRMTRNQDS; translated from the coding sequence ATGATCTGGCAGTGTCCCCATTGCAGAGAACCCCTTCACCTGGAGCAGCGAAGCTGGCGCTGCGGCAACGGCCACAGCTTCGACCAGGCGAAGGAAGGCTATGTGAATCTGTTGCCGGTGCAGCAAAAGCGCAGCCGCGAACCGGGGGATTCGGCGGAGATGCTGAATGCACGGCGCCGCTTTCTGGAGGCCGGTCATTACCGGCCGCTGGCGGAGGCCATCGGTGCACAGTTGTCTTCGCTCGCATCGGATGATGGTGCGCAGGTATTGATGGATCTCGGGTGCGGGGAAGGCTATTACACACGGGCGCTGGAAAGTGGTGGCTGGCCGGCATCATCCCTTTACGGCATTGATATCGCCAAAGCCGGCGTGCGGCTGGCGGCGAAAAAGCAGCCCCAGGCACACTTTGCCGTGGCCAGTAGCTTCCATTTGCCGGTGGCCGAGGCCAGTGTGGATGCGGTGCTGCGCGTGTTCGCGCCGGGCCCGGCGACGGAGCTGTGCCGTGTTCTGAAGCCGGGCGGCGTCCTGCTTGATGTCTCCCCCGGGCCCGACCATTTGTGGAGTCTGAAATCCCGGCTCTACGAGAAACCACAGCAGCATAGTGTCCCGGCGGCAATTACCGGGTTTACCCTGCAAAACGAAATGCGCTGTGAATTTCCCCTGCGGATTGATGGGGCTGAGGCGGTAAAGGATTTTCTGACCATGACGCCTTTTGCCTGGAAAGGAAATAATGCTGCGCGACTGCAGCTGGAAGCAGAAACATCGCTGGAACTGGAGGCAGATTTTCTGTTGCGCAGAATGACCAGAAATCAGGACTCTTAA
- a CDS encoding ion channel encodes MLVAILINACLVAFAVVIHHEALNALFWVSHRWKFRRNVTVLIGVFGALVAHVVEIWMFAVGYYFMYHSPLFGTLTGNFNGAMLDCVYFSFTNYTSLGYGDIEAHGALRFTAGLEALTGLVMITWTASFLFLKMQRFWVVREEG; translated from the coding sequence ATGCTGGTAGCAATCCTGATCAATGCGTGCCTGGTCGCATTCGCGGTGGTGATCCATCACGAAGCATTGAACGCACTTTTCTGGGTGTCACACCGCTGGAAATTCCGTCGCAATGTGACGGTTCTGATCGGTGTGTTCGGTGCCCTTGTGGCCCATGTGGTGGAGATCTGGATGTTCGCGGTAGGGTACTATTTTATGTACCACTCGCCACTGTTCGGCACTTTGACCGGCAATTTCAATGGCGCCATGCTGGACTGTGTCTACTTCTCTTTCACCAATTACACGTCCCTCGGTTATGGCGATATCGAAGCCCATGGCGCCCTGCGTTTTACCGCAGGGCTCGAAGCCCTGACCGGACTGGTGATGATCACCTGGACCGCTTCTTTCCTGTTCCTGAAAATGCAGCGTTTCTGGGTGGTCCGGGAGGAGGGCTAG
- a CDS encoding NADPH-dependent FMN reductase has translation MNTRSTPHLLALSGSLRKDSWNRQLAAAAASFARAGGAEVTEIDLRDFPLPLFDEDIEAAGVPESAGRLKQLFASADGFLIASPEYNGSITAALKNLIDWVSRPDGQFARAEVFQGRRAALFATSPGGLGGMRGLNHLRDILQPLGTWIAPTMLAVPSSMTAFADGRLVDATATAQLRTLVEDTLRAIETESRGATNAA, from the coding sequence ATGAACACCCGATCCACACCCCACCTGCTGGCCCTGTCCGGTAGCCTGCGCAAAGATTCCTGGAATCGCCAACTGGCCGCCGCGGCGGCATCCTTTGCCCGCGCAGGCGGTGCCGAGGTAACCGAGATCGACTTGCGCGACTTTCCCTTGCCGCTGTTTGACGAGGATATTGAGGCGGCCGGTGTGCCGGAATCGGCAGGCCGCCTGAAGCAACTGTTTGCCAGCGCGGATGGATTTCTGATCGCCAGCCCCGAGTACAATGGCTCGATCACCGCGGCGTTGAAAAACCTGATCGATTGGGTGTCGCGCCCGGACGGGCAGTTTGCACGCGCGGAGGTCTTCCAGGGACGTCGCGCGGCACTGTTTGCCACCTCGCCGGGGGGACTGGGGGGCATGCGCGGGCTGAATCACCTGCGGGATATTCTTCAGCCCCTCGGTACCTGGATAGCGCCGACCATGCTGGCAGTGCCGTCGTCAATGACCGCCTTCGCCGATGGTCGGCTGGTTGATGCAACGGCAACTGCGCAATTGCGCACACTGGTAGAGGACACCCTACGCGCGATCGAGACCGAATCCCGCGGGGCCACCAACGCCGCCTGA
- a CDS encoding LysR family transcriptional regulator, with amino-acid sequence MTGSSVKDWNNLHYALAVAKAGTLSGAALELEVSHSTVLRRIDALEKALQTRLFIRHPRGYVPTEAGHMLMGAAENMQDQLDLLVGKIQGVEETLQGSLVITTVNTLIPLLMPMIRGFQRDNPQVCIELVADRRHLRLEHGEAHIGIRPGAKPTEPDYVVQPGISLNSALYASAEYLRECGPFNGLDALAGHRFIGPTEAYDFIPSLHWITRQVPDEQIVLCCNEFSGFEDAARCGVGIAALNQWCAEARPGLQRLIEPPPEWCTNLWLVTHRDMHRTRKVQLFLRWIKQELARLSPEIGKLV; translated from the coding sequence GTGACGGGGAGCTCGGTCAAGGACTGGAATAATCTGCATTACGCCCTCGCGGTGGCCAAAGCGGGCACGTTGTCCGGCGCCGCGCTGGAACTGGAAGTGTCCCATTCCACGGTGCTGCGGCGTATCGACGCCCTGGAAAAGGCCCTGCAAACCCGTCTGTTTATCCGTCACCCGCGGGGTTACGTGCCCACCGAGGCCGGGCATATGCTGATGGGGGCGGCAGAAAACATGCAGGACCAGCTGGATCTGCTGGTGGGGAAAATACAGGGGGTTGAGGAAACCCTGCAGGGCTCTCTGGTGATCACCACCGTCAACACGCTGATCCCACTCTTGATGCCGATGATCCGCGGCTTTCAGCGAGACAATCCGCAGGTGTGTATTGAGCTGGTAGCGGACCGGCGGCATCTGCGCCTGGAACACGGCGAGGCGCATATCGGCATCCGCCCCGGCGCCAAGCCCACGGAACCGGACTATGTAGTGCAGCCCGGCATTTCGCTGAACAGCGCACTTTATGCCTCCGCCGAATACCTGCGCGAATGCGGGCCCTTCAACGGGCTGGATGCGCTCGCCGGGCACCGGTTTATCGGCCCCACCGAAGCCTACGATTTTATCCCCAGCCTGCACTGGATCACCCGGCAGGTCCCGGACGAGCAGATCGTTTTGTGCTGCAATGAGTTCTCCGGGTTTGAAGATGCGGCCCGCTGTGGCGTGGGGATCGCGGCCCTCAATCAGTGGTGCGCGGAAGCCCGCCCGGGATTGCAGCGGTTGATCGAGCCGCCACCGGAATGGTGCACTAACCTGTGGTTGGTCACCCACCGGGATATGCACCGTACCCGCAAGGTGCAACTGTTTCTGCGCTGGATCAAGCAGGAGCTGGCGCGGCTATCGCCGGAAATCGGAAAGCTGGTGTAA
- the tadA gene encoding tRNA adenosine(34) deaminase TadA produces MATPRDYMFMQQALGLAAKAAELGEVPVGAVVVLDGQVIGEGFNQPISASDPSAHAEVMALRAAARHQQNYRLPGATLYVTIEPCTMCFGTLVHARIARLVYGAAEPRAGVVASQLQLPEQTFFNHRVLVEGGVLQDEAATLVREFFQKRR; encoded by the coding sequence GTGGCAACACCGCGTGATTATATGTTTATGCAGCAGGCGCTGGGGCTGGCTGCCAAAGCTGCCGAACTGGGCGAAGTTCCGGTGGGCGCGGTCGTGGTGTTGGATGGGCAAGTGATCGGTGAAGGTTTCAATCAGCCAATCTCCGCGTCCGATCCCAGTGCCCACGCCGAAGTCATGGCGTTGCGCGCCGCCGCCCGGCACCAGCAGAATTATCGACTGCCCGGAGCCACGTTATATGTCACCATCGAGCCCTGCACCATGTGTTTCGGCACCCTGGTGCACGCGCGTATCGCGCGACTGGTCTACGGTGCCGCCGAGCCTCGCGCCGGCGTGGTAGCCAGCCAGTTACAGCTTCCGGAACAGACATTTTTCAATCACCGGGTGCTGGTGGAAGGCGGCGTACTGCAGGACGAGGCCGCGACGCTGGTACGGGAATTTTTTCAGAAACGACGTTGA
- a CDS encoding GMC family oxidoreductase has protein sequence MARSKVYDYVIVGGGSAGCVLANRLSEDEQNRVCLLESGPSDHNLLIQMPVGIGYLVPGKRFNLHHYTEPQANLDNRRLFWPRGRVLGGSSAINAMLYIRGNAGDYNAWEKAGNPGWGWDGILPYFLMAEVNQRGSDAWHSGFGPLSVSDLKWKSPAGRAFVSAAQEAGHRHNQDFNGHQQNGVGFYQVTQRAGRRCSSATAYLYPAKARPNLSLYTSSLVAGLEFKGDRVCAVTLINGQRVVANKEVILCAGAIQSPQLLMLSGIGPEAELKKLGIVPQCHLPGVGRNLQDHLDITQVVETNSAVGFNDAFLSKLGAAMHFPEYLLLNRGKLTNNVAEAGGFASSSLAGEHPDIQFHLSAVPLFNHGLDKRPGNGYSLHACALRPKSRGQITLVSRDPRALPAIQPNYLAEPEDLQVLIEGFEMAREIIQQPALQKLHKREWLPEQPLTTKGAIANFIRQKAESIYHPVGTCKMGQDELAVVDSELRVRGVDGLRVVDASIMPTLISGNTNAPVIAIAEKAAELILNKSTMQPLQEVSESA, from the coding sequence ATGGCGAGAAGCAAAGTGTATGACTACGTGATTGTCGGGGGCGGATCCGCAGGCTGCGTGTTGGCCAACCGTCTCAGTGAAGATGAACAGAATCGCGTCTGCCTGCTGGAATCCGGTCCGTCCGATCACAACCTTCTGATTCAAATGCCCGTGGGGATTGGGTATCTGGTCCCGGGAAAGCGTTTCAACCTGCATCACTACACCGAGCCCCAGGCCAATCTGGATAACCGCCGTCTGTTCTGGCCGCGCGGCCGTGTCCTTGGCGGTAGCAGTGCTATCAACGCCATGCTGTACATCCGCGGTAACGCCGGGGATTACAACGCCTGGGAAAAGGCGGGGAACCCCGGCTGGGGATGGGACGGGATATTGCCGTATTTTCTGATGGCGGAAGTCAATCAGCGCGGTAGTGATGCCTGGCACAGCGGGTTTGGCCCCTTGTCGGTGTCTGACCTGAAGTGGAAGTCCCCCGCCGGACGCGCCTTTGTCAGCGCCGCCCAGGAGGCGGGGCATCGCCACAATCAGGATTTCAACGGTCATCAGCAAAATGGTGTGGGCTTCTATCAGGTGACCCAGCGCGCGGGCCGTCGCTGCTCTTCTGCCACAGCGTACCTGTACCCGGCCAAGGCGCGCCCCAATCTAAGTCTCTATACCAGCTCCCTGGTAGCCGGGCTGGAGTTCAAGGGGGATCGCGTGTGTGCGGTTACCCTGATCAATGGGCAGCGTGTGGTAGCCAATAAAGAGGTGATTCTTTGCGCCGGTGCCATTCAGTCGCCACAACTGCTCATGCTCTCGGGAATCGGCCCGGAAGCGGAACTCAAAAAGCTCGGAATCGTGCCCCAGTGCCACCTCCCTGGTGTGGGTCGCAATCTGCAGGATCACCTGGATATTACCCAGGTCGTCGAGACGAATAGTGCGGTTGGCTTCAACGACGCATTCCTGTCAAAGCTGGGCGCGGCCATGCATTTTCCGGAATACCTGCTGCTGAATCGCGGCAAGCTGACCAATAATGTGGCTGAGGCGGGTGGCTTTGCCAGCTCGAGTCTCGCCGGTGAGCACCCGGATATCCAGTTTCACCTGAGTGCGGTGCCGCTGTTCAATCACGGCCTCGACAAGCGTCCGGGCAATGGCTACTCCCTGCACGCCTGTGCGTTGCGGCCAAAAAGTCGTGGCCAGATTACGCTGGTGTCCCGTGACCCGCGAGCGCTGCCCGCTATTCAGCCGAACTATCTGGCAGAGCCGGAAGATCTGCAGGTGCTGATCGAGGGCTTTGAAATGGCTCGGGAAATTATCCAGCAGCCCGCCCTGCAAAAACTGCACAAGCGCGAGTGGCTGCCGGAGCAGCCCCTTACCACGAAAGGGGCGATTGCCAATTTTATCCGGCAGAAAGCCGAGTCGATTTATCACCCGGTAGGGACCTGCAAGATGGGGCAGGACGAGCTTGCCGTCGTGGACAGCGAATTGCGCGTACGTGGGGTGGATGGACTGCGTGTGGTGGATGCCTCCATAATGCCCACCCTCATCAGCGGTAACACCAATGCACCGGTGATCGCCATTGCAGAAAAAGCGGCGGAGCTGATATTGAACAAGTCGACGATGCAACCATTACAGGAAGTCAGCGAAAGCGCATGA